The stretch of DNA GATCTCAATGCGATCATATTCTGGCACGGTTGCGGCGAGGTAATAGTAGCCGTCGCTGTGCAGGAAAACATGGGGATCTGCACGCTGGGGTACGATGGGATTGGTCCAGGTGAAGGCGGGGTGGATACTCGATGTTCCCGCCACTCCAATCGTTTCTGCATTGGCCAGTTGTTCCACTTCGCTCGCAGTGAGCGGTAGCACAGAACCGTGACGGAAGGGAAAGGGAAATGAAAAATCACCAGCGGGTTCAAACTGCCCCGCAGCGAGGTCAGTTGTGGTGAAGGGCTGGTAACCACGCCCCTTTGCGTAGTGATCGAGGATCAGGCCCCAGGTTGCTGGTTTGTCCCCACTTGCCGGTTCGATCTGATAGGCCTGCGGTCCCTCGTAACCCACGAGCTGTGCGAGTGAGAAGTCAGGTTGTTCGACCCAGGGTCCCGCGAGCTGCTCAGCGGACTCCAGGGTGATGGCCTTGTATTTTTCGTCCTTCGTGAAACGATGATAGTTCACTCCGTCGTGCACGATGGTGGTGTCGATGATGGTGGTGGGCTTTTCGATGAAAACAAAAGGTTCGCTGAAGTTCTGAAAATCTGGCGTGCGAACCGCCCAGATCCGGTGTTTCTCAAAATCATCCCGCGCGGTAGTCGAGGCCCAGAAAATCAGATAATCCCCTCTTTCGGCATCATAGATCGCCTCCGGTGCCCAGGCGCAGCCTGCATCCTCGGGAGCGACGCGTACGCGGCGCGGTTCCGACCAGTTCACCAGGTCCTGCGATTGCCAGATGAGCAGGTGTTGACTGCCCTCTCGAACCGCACGCCCCCAGTCCGGGTTGTGATGGATCGACAAATCGGTTGCAATCAGGTAGAACGAATCACCCGAGTGGGAGCGCAGCAGGAAGGGGTCACGTGCACCGCGTTCACCCACATTACTCACAAGTGCAGGCCTTCCGTCATTGAGGGCTTCCCAATTCCGACCGTCACGGCTGAGTGCAAAATAGACCTGCTCCCCCATCGCACCACTCTCTCCCCTGAAGGTGGCAAAGAGGAATCCCTGGGTCGGTTCCGCTCGCGCGAAACTGGACAGGCAGCAGGCAATACACAGGAAGAGTCCGGCTTGCAGGAATTTCCGGGAACAGGATGGTAGGGCAATTTTGAATCGCATGGGTCTTTACAGGGGTTGCGGAACTGCTCGGAGTACAAGGGTCGTCATCTCCGAACGCGAGGGAAAAGCTATTGCTGACATCCCTTCTACGCTCAAAGGCAGGGTTGTTGAACAGTCAAGTGACTCCGGCTGACGGCGTTGTCAAACCGACTCATGCTGTGCCATTGCTGCAGCAGCTGCGGCAGCAAATCCCGTCAATGCTGACAACCGCAACCACCGTGATGGTCGCAGGAGTCATCATGTTCGTGGTCAGGGTTGTCGCAGTTTCCACCGCCGCAGCAACCTCCACCTTCGACATGCGGGTGTCCATGCTCGAGTTCTTCAATGGTGGCGAGGCGAATCTCGCGCACATTCACATCAAAATTCAAGTGTTGATCGGCCAGCGGGTGATTGCCATCGATGGTGACTTCATTGTCCTCAACTTTGACAACACGCACGGCGATCACTCCACCTTCCTGTGTGCGGGCGTGGAATTGCATGCCTGCCTGCACCTCTCCATCCATCCCCTCGAAGCGATCCTTGGGTACCACTTGCACCATCTCGGGACGACTGACCCCGTAGCCCTGTTCGGGCGCGATTCTCACCTTCACGTTGTCACCATTTTCGCGACCCTCCAGTGCTTGTTCGAGACCAGGGATGATGTTGCCGTAGCCCTGCATGTACACAAGGGGGCGTGCGCTGTCGGACTGATCTACTAGATTTCCGTCATCGTCCGTGAGGACATAGTCAATGGAAACCACGGTGCCTTTACTGATATTCATTCGATAGTGGGTGTTGGTGTTGGAAGTCTCTCGCGAGTGTCCATGCTGTACTCGATACACTGCTGCGGTCAAAGCACAATTGTGCGATTTGCAGCATTATTCCTGTATCTGGTCAAGAAATGGGTTGACCCAATGCCTTCGTGGTTGTGGCTGTAGGGTGCAGGACCACGCATCAATTACGGTCCGCTTTCAGGGAGATTTTCAAGCTATGATCACACTCAAAGACATCCGACTCGCTTACGGGGAACGCGTTCTGTTCGACGATATCAACGTAACCATCGGGGCACGCGACCGCATCGCACTGGTGGGTGCTAACGGTTCCGGAAAGTCCACGCTCGTACGAGCCATGATCGGACAGGAGGAAATCGATTCGGGCCATTTTGAAAAACATGGTTTTGTAACCCTGGGATACCTGCCCCAGGATGGCATTGAGACCAGTGGGAAAACGCTCTACGAGGAAGTGGAAACGGCGTTCTCCGACGTTTTGGAACTCGAGAAAAAAATCGACGAGGCACTGGAGCGTACGTACGAACTCGAGCCTGATGATCCTGAGTCCTATGAACTCTACGACCTGATTGGTGAATGGCAGGAACAGCTCGACAATCACGAACCGCAGAAGATGAAGTCCCGCATCGAGCGCACCTTGCAGGGCCTCGGATTTTCCCAGCGTGACCTAACGCGAGACACGGGTGAATTCTCCGGTGGTTGGCAGATGCGCATCGCCCTTGCCAAGCTGTTGCTACAGACGCCCTCCCTGCTGCTGCTCGACGAACCGACCAATCACCTGGATGTGCTTTCACAGAACTGGCTCGAAAAGTATCTGGCCAATTATCATGGTGCGCTGATGGTGATTTCCCACGACCGTGCATTTTTGAATGCGATCACCAACAAGACATATGAGATCAAGTTCGGGCAACTGAACGTTTACAACGGCAACTACGACTACTACGTCAAAGAAAGTGCAGCCCGTATTGCCAACCAGCGTAAGAAGGCCGAGCAGCAGAAGAAGGAAATTCAAAAGGAGAAGGAACTCATCAACCGTTTTCGCGGTAACGTGAAAAAGGCGGGCATGGTGCAGAGCCGCATCAAGAAACTCGACAAGATCGAGCGGGTGGAAGTCGAACGGGAGGAGAAAAAGATTTTCTTTCGCTTCCCGCCACCACCACCCGCAAGCGCGAAGGTGATTGAACTCAAGGACATCCACAAGGCCTACGGTCCGATCAAGGTGTTTCAGGGATTGAGCTTACGTATTGAAAAGGGAGACCGCATCGCAGTGGTCGGAGTGAACGGAGCCGGAAAATCCACGCTTGCCCGCATCCTCGCAGGCACGGATCCGATTGACAGTGGCACCCGTGAGACTGGTGTGAACACCGTGATCGGATACTTTGCTCAGCAGCAGGCCGAAGAGCTGAATCCGGAGAACACTGTACTCCAGGAGGTGGAAGCGGCGACTGAGGGCAACCTGGATGCCAACCCACGTGCCGCACTTGGGGCCCTTCTGTTCAGCGGAGATGCGCAGCACAAGTCAATCCGCGTGCTTTCAGGAGGGGAGCGCAACCGTGTGGCGCTGGCCAAATTTCTGATGCACCCTGCCAACTGCATCATTCTCGATGAGCCGACGAATCACCTCGATATCAAGTCCAAGGAGGTGCTGCAGGATGCGATCCGGGAGTTTGATGGCACCGTAGTGCTTGTGAGCCACGACCGTTACTTCCTCGATCCCGTGGTCAACAAGGTGCTGGAGGTGCGTCCGGATGGCAGCCGCATGCTCACCTGCAATGTTTCCGAATACATCGCCCGTATCGAACAGGAAGAAGTCGAGAAGACTGAAAAACAGGGATGATCCTGTGCCGTGCTGCCCGAAGAGGGGGGCGCAAAGGGTTTGCAAAGGTATTCGCACTTGGCAGGTTCCAACGCATGCTTCGTAGTTTTTCGGTTTATCGCTACAGGGAACAGGGTGAAGCGACCGGGAACAGAAGTCGGTTTCCTGCTGAAGACTCACCAGTTCTCCATGAGTTTCTCCAGCCAGCGCTGCAGCTTGCGGGCAGCGGGTTCGGTCATTTCATACACTTCCTGTGACCGGTGAAAGTCGAGGATGTCGACCCCACGAATGTCTGGCTTGAGATAGAGGTTCGGCGGGGTGGCCTCAAGACGCTGCTCGATGATGGTGTTTTGCATGACGTCAAACATGCCGATGACCGACGAAAAAAGGCCGGGTTCTTTCGGTCGTTCATTGGATGGAAATCCCATCACATCAATCGCGATCACCACATCACAATCGTTAAGGATATCGTGGGGAACCGGGTTGACCCCGCCGCCGTCGATGAGGATGTGTCCATCGATCTCCACTGGCACAAAAATCCCGGGCAGACACATGCTGGCACGGATCGCAGGGAAAAGCGGTCCCTTTGATAATACAACCTGGGTCGATTTCCAAAAATCGGATGCCACAACGCGCAGTGGAATCTCAAGATCTTCAAAACGTTCGACGCTGGTTTTTTCCTTCAGGGTATCGGTGAAGCGCTTCCCCTTCAGCAATCCGCTGTGTTTAAAACTGAGATCGAGAAATTCGATGGTTCGCAGCGCCTGGGGTTTTTGGAAGAGTTCCCGGAGACCGTCTCCCTTCTCGATGAGCATGCCTTCAAACCACTCCCGAATCTCAAAACCCCTCATGCCCGATGCGTAGAGTGATGCGACAATCGCACCAGCACTGGTTCCACTGATGGCGTGCAGCTCAATGCCCAGGTCATCGATAACTTCCAACATCGGGATGTGCGCAAACCCTCTGGCACCCCCGCCACCCAAGGCTAGTCCGATCTTTTTCATGTGCAGTGACAAGGCTTTTGGTTTTCCTCTTTTTCGATCTGCTCCGCAATCTCGAAACGCACGATCCCGTTGCATCTGCCACTCAAGCTCCATTGATCTGCAGAAAAAACGAAGCGTACCTTTCAAAAGTCTGGACTATCGTTTATGGTGGTGACTCCTTTCAACGAAGCACGCATGCGAAGGTTTATTTCAGACCGGGATTTTTTCAGAAAACGCCGAGTTCGGCTGCGGAACGCAAAAAACCGCAATGCCATGCTGTTCGTGCAGGGGGAGGGGCGCGGACACCTGACTCAGGCCATAGCGGTTTTTCACATGCTCAAGCGCCTCAACTATGAGATTCCAAAGGTAGCGGTGGGTATTCCACGAAACCGTCAGGTACCGCAATACGCCAAGGATCTGTTCGGGGATGCGCTGGTGACGTATCATACGCTCGAGATCATCTACAAACACGGGCGCAAAGTGGATAAGTTGGGCACCATTTTCCGCAATGTGATACGCGCTCCGGGTTACATCCGCTCCCGTCGCATCATTCGCAAATACGTGCGCCAGCACCGACCCGCCTACATTCTCAATTTTTTCGAACCGCTTGCAGCACTTGCGGTTGTTGACCTGTCCTATCCCACCCACCGCATTTCGGTCTCGCATCAGAATCTCTTCATGTTTTCTCCCGAGTTTCCGCTGGAGGGACATTTCATTGATGCCTTTGTCACACGCTTTCTCACACAATTGGCCAATGTGCGAACCGACCACATGATGGTGCTCTCGCTCTACCCCATCGATGCACCCTCCAAGCGTTTTACCATCTGCCCGCCCCTTTTGCGCGAGGAAATCTATAAACTCCAGACGACGCAGGATGAGGATGTACTCGTGTATTTGCTCAACCAGGAGTATCTGAATGAAATTGAAAAACTGGCAGAGCGGCACCCGCAACTGCAGTTTGTCTGCTTCTGCGACCATAAACATGCTGATGCGATTTACCGGGCGCTAACCAATCTGACCATCTGCAAACTCGATGGTTCCCGCTTCATCGAACACATGCGTCACTCGAAGTATGTCGTCACGACGTCCGGATTCGAAACTGTGGCCGAAGCGATCTACATGGGGAAGCGGGTTGTGGCGATCCCGGTGCAGAACCACTACGAGCAGAATTGCAATGGCAGCGATTTGCAGCGAAGCGGTCTTGGTTTCATGCGTGAGAACTATGATTTCCAACTGGATACCATGGCCTTTCCGGACAACGCTCAGCTGACGGGACCCACGCGCACATGGTTTGACCGCAAGGAGGAGATTTTCTTTCGAGTGTTCGACAACCCGTGAACACGGGTTCCAGTCTTACCATCTCAGTTCTTTGCGGATGATGCTGACAATCGCCCGGTTGAATGAAATGAAAATGTAGACAATCGGAACCACGATGGGTCGGAGCACGACTGAGAGCGGCAATCCGACCACAACGCCCAGCACGATGCGAAGCGTGGTGGAGTCGATGACGGTCAGCCAACGGTGGCAGGTCCATGCCAGCAGGGAAACCGCCACCAGGTGAAATCCCGCGTCAATCGACGAATATTTGATGATGCGAATCTTTTTGCGGGCGCTGGTCATGGCAACGGCGCAACTATCGCATTCCTTGTCTTCCAAGTAAAGCGGGTTTGAGAAGAAACCCGCAGCTCAGTGCCGTAACTGGGCAAAATCTGTATGAGCATACAGCAGTTCCGGGCAAAGCCGAACGCGCTGCACACCCTGTCGTTACCACGTTGGAGACTTCGGTTCAGCCTGGAACCATCGGCACAAAGCGCACCGGGTAGACGACCGTGCGTTCCCATCCGCTCTCCGTTCGCACGATGACTTGCAGTTCCTGTTGGCTCTGCCCGACCGGAATGACGAGGCGGGCACCGACCTTCAGTTGCTCCAGAAGGGTCTGGGGAACTTCGGGCGGTGCGGCGGTCACGATGATGCCATCAAACGGTGCTTCCTCTGCCCAACCCGCGTAGCCATCGCCATGGCGCACGGTGATATTGGCGTAGCGGAGTTCCTGCAAAAGCTTGGCCGATGTTGAGGCGAGGGATTCAATCACCTCGATGGTATAGACATGGGTTACCAGTTCGGCAAGGATCGCTGCCTGGTAACCTGAGCCAGTTCCGACTTCGAGAATGCGGTCACCCGGTTCCGGATCGAGCAGCTCCGTCATGTGTGCGACGATGAACGGTTGGGAAATGGTCTGCCCTGCATCAATCGGCAGCGGACGGTCCGTGTAGGCATGGTAGCGATAGGGTTCGCTGACAAAGCGGTGGCGTTCCACCTTGTGCATGGCCTCCAGCACGCGCGGGTGCTCAACTCCCCGGGCGACGATCTGCTGTTTCACCATCGCTGCTCTCATGTTTTGCCAGTTTGGTTCGGAACCTTGGGCCGCAATGCCCACAAACAGGCACATAACGCCTCCGAGGCCAATGCTTCCCTGTAGGATTCCCAATTTCATTGTGACCAAAGTGCAAGATATCCCAAATGGCCGCATTCGCAAATCCTGTTGATACGATTCGCACTTCTCCACCGTTGCGGAATTTGAGAAAATTCCGAATTGATGCAGCGGTTCACTCCGACGTCAGCTTCGGAAGTGACGACTGGCGCTGCTCCAGCTCTTCGATGAAGCGCTCACGATTGCGCGGCGATATCAGAAAACTGCGATGCGCCGTATCGATGCGCACTCTTCGGATTGAGAGCGCGGGCGCCGCGAGCGGATTGAAGGTCGGGGTGACTTGTCGAATGTCCTGCAAGAGGATGTGATCCTCCATGAGTCCACATCGAATGTGCAAACCGCGATCATCCAGTGTGTAGTGACAGGGCAGTGTAAAAGCCGCCATGACCACTGCCATGAAGCAACCTGTGAAAACGGAGATCCAGCCCTCAGCCTCACCCGTCAGTGCCAGGTAAACTCCCATGCCCACAGCTGTGATCGGGGCAAGGATGAGCACAGCGGCGAGCCAGAGGTCAACTTTGGATGGATAGATGGAAGGTTGCATGGTGTGGAGTGGATTGAGGTGAGAGCGTTTGCAGGTTGCGGGTGGATTTTCCCACAAGCATTCGCAGCAAACCACTGGGATTCACAGTCGATCCAGACAGCCTGCCGACAGGCTTCTGATGGTGTGCAACAGGTGCTGCAATGCAATGCAAATGAAAACTGCCAGACCGAAGCCAGGACGTCATAATCTTAGGATGCCGTTGGTTTTGAGGCAGAATCGAATGGATTCCATGCCGTGGAGTCGATAGAATGCATCTCAACAGTTGTGCAAGGGTATCTGGCATAAGCGTCGGCATCCCTCTGCGCTGCAAATTTCCCATCCATGCAACTCCGGTTGCGAACATCGCCCATGTGACTTATACCCCCAAGCTAAAGATTCCATGAAATATTCGATTCTGTTCCTACTGCTGTTATATCATGGCTCTGTCTTCGCGCTAACCCCGCTGACCTTCGAGGAACCCGTGAAACAGCGGGTGTTTGTGCTCACCGATATCACCAACGAGCCGGATGACCAGCAATCGCTGGTGCGGTTTCTGGTCAGCGCAAACGAATACGATGTCGAAGGCATCGTGGCCACAACCTCGACTCACCTGAGGAATCGCACGCGCCAGGACAAGATCCGCGAGCTGGTTGGCAACTATGGCAAGGTGCGCGACAACCTGACGTTGCACGCAAAGGGATATCCCAGTGTCGAGGCATTGCAGGCGGTCATTGCAGAGCACCTGCCGCTCTACAGCATGGAGGGTGTGGGCGAGGGTAAGGATTCGACCGGCTCCGAACTGCTGATTCAGGCCGTGGACCGGGACGATGACCGCCCCCTGTGGGTTTCGGTCTGGGGCGGTGCCAATTGCTTGGCACAGGCGCTATGGAAGGTGAAGCAGACGCGTTCGCAATCCGAGCTGCAGCAGTTTGTGGACAAGCTGCGCATCTACAGCATTTCGGATCAAGACTTCGCGGGTTCCTGGATTCGGCATCAGTTTCCAGGCATTTTTTACATCGTCGACCCCTGCGCCGGAGACAGTTGGAAGGAGTACTACCGTGCCACCTGGACCGGGATTGCGGGCGACCGCTGGTATCGCAATGGACCCAGGGTGGACTTTGAACTTGTGGACAATCCGTGGTTAAAGGAAAACATCGCGGAAAACCATGGTCCTCTCGGGGCGAATTACCCGCCCGCCGAATACATCATGGAAGGGGACACACCGTCGTTTTTTGGCCTGATCCAGAATGGATTGGCTTGGTCACAGAGTCCCAGCTGGGGCGGGTGGGCTGGCAGGTATGAAGCCTTTCAATCCTATGGAGAAGTGGCAAAGATATGGACCTCCACTATCGATACCCAGGATGCGGTGGAGTTGCCCGATGGTCGCGTGGAGGCGTCGAACCAGGCGACCATCTGGCGCTGGCGACGTGCCTATCAGCACGATTTTGCGGCACGCATGGACTGGTGTGTGGCGGATTCCTACACGGGAGCGAACCACCATCCGGTTGTGGTGCTCAATGGAAACGAAGGCAAGGCGCACGCTCTGGGCACTGCAAAGGCTGGGCAGACCGTCAGCCTGTCGGCAAAGGGCAGCAGGGATCCGGATGGTGATCACCTGCGCTACCGCTGGTGGGTGTACCGGGAAGCAGGTGGATTTACGGGTCAACTTGAGCTACCCAACTCCAGTGAGGAAGTTCTCGAATTTGCGATGCCCACCCTCGGTTACGGACAAACCCTGCACCTGATCCTGGAGGTCGTGGACAGTGGCAGCCCGCAGCTCACGAGCTACCGCAGGGTGATTTTGCGTCACCCTTAGCCCGCATTTCTCATGAAGGTATTTGATGTATCGATTGTTGGTAGCGGATTGCCTGGATTCCGCGATTTGCAGTGTATTGATACTCTTTACCGTGTGCATTGCTGGATAATGTCGACATTTCCCCCTTTCCCCCATCGATTCAAAAGTGACCCTGCTCAAGCAGTTGATGGAGTTGCCACGATGCGGTTTTGCTCACGTTGCCTGTAAACGTTCCCATACCAAGTAGAACAGACTCTGCAGCGGATAACTTTCGCTCAAATGGATGCGTATGTGACGGGATTTTCGAACGATTAGTGCTCCGATCTTGAAGAGTTTGAGTCGGATCGTTGCACACTGGGCTTTGGCCAATTCGGTGGCACCAAGGGCCGTAGCGCGGATGTATTGGACAAGCACATAAGCCATGGCGCTGAGCAGGATTCTCCATTGGTTGGCCCACCAGCGATGAGCGCTCGTGCGTGTGCTGAACAACTGCATCTGTTCCTTGATCCGGTTTTCCATCTCCCCACGGGCACAGTAGATTTTGTCGTAGATGTGCTCATTATCACCGTACAGGCTGCTGACGACGAAGCGTGGATTGGCTCCCTTTTCCGAGTGCTCAGCTTTGACGATGATCGGGCGTTTGAGTGTCCAGCTCTTTGCTCCGTAAATGACAGCGCCAAACAAGCGCTGTTTTTCGCCAGTGCGTTCATACTGATCACGGGCACGGTTCAAAAACACCTCAGCTTCGTATTGCAAAACCGGGTTACGGGCCACTCCCACGCAATAATCGATTCGGTGACGGTCGCACCATGTCAGGATGCGATCCCGGCAAAACCCGCTGTCTGCACGGAAAATGATCTGCACTTTCGGCCATGCCTTGCGCAAACGCCTACACAGCAATTTCAGGATCGCTGCGGCATGCTTGGCCGCATCGGTATTGCTCGGGCGAAGATACGCACACAACAGTTGATCGCCACAAAAG from Puniceicoccaceae bacterium encodes:
- a CDS encoding PH domain-containing protein — translated: MQPSIYPSKVDLWLAAVLILAPITAVGMGVYLALTGEAEGWISVFTGCFMAVVMAAFTLPCHYTLDDRGLHIRCGLMEDHILLQDIRQVTPTFNPLAAPALSIRRVRIDTAHRSFLISPRNRERFIEELEQRQSSLPKLTSE
- a CDS encoding nucleoside hydrolase-like domain-containing protein → MKYSILFLLLLYHGSVFALTPLTFEEPVKQRVFVLTDITNEPDDQQSLVRFLVSANEYDVEGIVATTSTHLRNRTRQDKIRELVGNYGKVRDNLTLHAKGYPSVEALQAVIAEHLPLYSMEGVGEGKDSTGSELLIQAVDRDDDRPLWVSVWGGANCLAQALWKVKQTRSQSELQQFVDKLRIYSISDQDFAGSWIRHQFPGIFYIVDPCAGDSWKEYYRATWTGIAGDRWYRNGPRVDFELVDNPWLKENIAENHGPLGANYPPAEYIMEGDTPSFFGLIQNGLAWSQSPSWGGWAGRYEAFQSYGEVAKIWTSTIDTQDAVELPDGRVEASNQATIWRWRRAYQHDFAARMDWCVADSYTGANHHPVVVLNGNEGKAHALGTAKAGQTVSLSAKGSRDPDGDHLRYRWWVYREAGGFTGQLELPNSSEEVLEFAMPTLGYGQTLHLILEVVDSGSPQLTSYRRVILRHP
- a CDS encoding glycosyltransferase family protein; this translates as MLFVQGEGRGHLTQAIAVFHMLKRLNYEIPKVAVGIPRNRQVPQYAKDLFGDALVTYHTLEIIYKHGRKVDKLGTIFRNVIRAPGYIRSRRIIRKYVRQHRPAYILNFFEPLAALAVVDLSYPTHRISVSHQNLFMFSPEFPLEGHFIDAFVTRFLTQLANVRTDHMMVLSLYPIDAPSKRFTICPPLLREEIYKLQTTQDEDVLVYLLNQEYLNEIEKLAERHPQLQFVCFCDHKHADAIYRALTNLTICKLDGSRFIEHMRHSKYVVTTSGFETVAEAIYMGKRVVAIPVQNHYEQNCNGSDLQRSGLGFMRENYDFQLDTMAFPDNAQLTGPTRTWFDRKEEIFFRVFDNP
- a CDS encoding family 43 glycosylhydrolase translates to MRFKIALPSCSRKFLQAGLFLCIACCLSSFARAEPTQGFLFATFRGESGAMGEQVYFALSRDGRNWEALNDGRPALVSNVGERGARDPFLLRSHSGDSFYLIATDLSIHHNPDWGRAVREGSQHLLIWQSQDLVNWSEPRRVRVAPEDAGCAWAPEAIYDAERGDYLIFWASTTARDDFEKHRIWAVRTPDFQNFSEPFVFIEKPTTIIDTTIVHDGVNYHRFTKDEKYKAITLESAEQLAGPWVEQPDFSLAQLVGYEGPQAYQIEPASGDKPATWGLILDHYAKGRGYQPFTTTDLAAGQFEPAGDFSFPFPFRHGSVLPLTASEVEQLANAETIGVAGTSSIHPAFTWTNPIVPQRADPHVFLHSDGYYYLAATVPEYDRIEIRRARTLGGLSTATPKVIWEKHETGVMGAHIWAPEIHFIDGKWYVYFSAGEAEQIWAIRLWVLECEGPNPLTDAWTEQGKLEVGWESFTLDATTFEHQGVRYLVWTQNEPEVRGTNLYIARMDSPTSITGEITLLTRPELDWEQRGHWVNEAPAVLIRNGRVWMTYSASATDANYCLGLLSAPDDADLLDATVWTKSPEPVLQSNASTSQFGTGHNSFTTTPCGTYDILVYHARNYEHIEGEPLRNPDRATRAQVIQWREDGSPDFGIPVADGPYTLPTAKE
- a CDS encoding patatin-like phospholipase family protein: MKKIGLALGGGGARGFAHIPMLEVIDDLGIELHAISGTSAGAIVASLYASGMRGFEIREWFEGMLIEKGDGLRELFQKPQALRTIEFLDLSFKHSGLLKGKRFTDTLKEKTSVERFEDLEIPLRVVASDFWKSTQVVLSKGPLFPAIRASMCLPGIFVPVEIDGHILIDGGGVNPVPHDILNDCDVVIAIDVMGFPSNERPKEPGLFSSVIGMFDVMQNTIIEQRLEATPPNLYLKPDIRGVDILDFHRSQEVYEMTEPAARKLQRWLEKLMENW
- a CDS encoding peptidylprolyl isomerase, producing MNISKGTVVSIDYVLTDDDGNLVDQSDSARPLVYMQGYGNIIPGLEQALEGRENGDNVKVRIAPEQGYGVSRPEMVQVVPKDRFEGMDGEVQAGMQFHARTQEGGVIAVRVVKVEDNEVTIDGNHPLADQHLNFDVNVREIRLATIEELEHGHPHVEGGGCCGGGNCDNPDHEHDDSCDHHGGCGCQH
- a CDS encoding ABC-F family ATP-binding cassette domain-containing protein, which produces MITLKDIRLAYGERVLFDDINVTIGARDRIALVGANGSGKSTLVRAMIGQEEIDSGHFEKHGFVTLGYLPQDGIETSGKTLYEEVETAFSDVLELEKKIDEALERTYELEPDDPESYELYDLIGEWQEQLDNHEPQKMKSRIERTLQGLGFSQRDLTRDTGEFSGGWQMRIALAKLLLQTPSLLLLDEPTNHLDVLSQNWLEKYLANYHGALMVISHDRAFLNAITNKTYEIKFGQLNVYNGNYDYYVKESAARIANQRKKAEQQKKEIQKEKELINRFRGNVKKAGMVQSRIKKLDKIERVEVEREEKKIFFRFPPPPPASAKVIELKDIHKAYGPIKVFQGLSLRIEKGDRIAVVGVNGAGKSTLARILAGTDPIDSGTRETGVNTVIGYFAQQQAEELNPENTVLQEVEAATEGNLDANPRAALGALLFSGDAQHKSIRVLSGGERNRVALAKFLMHPANCIILDEPTNHLDIKSKEVLQDAIREFDGTVVLVSHDRYFLDPVVNKVLEVRPDGSRMLTCNVSEYIARIEQEEVEKTEKQG
- a CDS encoding IS1380 family transposase, which codes for MTEFNQKEFAFTSSKGLKIKARFDGGTVSSDGGMMFVREADKRLRLTPRAAKCIDDPRQAGKVNHAVTQLVQQRVYALACGYEDANDFESLRNDPLWQSLCDKDGQLAGKSTLGRFENRINGNSAAQINALFVELFIASFKLAPKQIILDFDATDNPVHGMQEQRFFHGYYDRYCFLPLYVFCGDQLLCAYLRPSNTDAAKHAAAILKLLCRRLRKAWPKVQIIFRADSGFCRDRILTWCDRHRIDYCVGVARNPVLQYEAEVFLNRARDQYERTGEKQRLFGAVIYGAKSWTLKRPIIVKAEHSEKGANPRFVVSSLYGDNEHIYDKIYCARGEMENRIKEQMQLFSTRTSAHRWWANQWRILLSAMAYVLVQYIRATALGATELAKAQCATIRLKLFKIGALIVRKSRHIRIHLSESYPLQSLFYLVWERLQAT
- a CDS encoding protein-L-isoaspartate(D-aspartate) O-methyltransferase, which gives rise to MRAAMVKQQIVARGVEHPRVLEAMHKVERHRFVSEPYRYHAYTDRPLPIDAGQTISQPFIVAHMTELLDPEPGDRILEVGTGSGYQAAILAELVTHVYTIEVIESLASTSAKLLQELRYANITVRHGDGYAGWAEEAPFDGIIVTAAPPEVPQTLLEQLKVGARLVIPVGQSQQELQVIVRTESGWERTVVYPVRFVPMVPG